From a region of the Paenibacillus lutimineralis genome:
- a CDS encoding bifunctional folylpolyglutamate synthase/dihydrofolate synthase: MGAHTEEGNKQSLQDYNEAVEWINGLIAFGIRPGLERIELMMERLGNPQRKLKFIHVAGTNGKGSSCAFLTSTLMKAGFDIGTFTSPYITKFTNRFQFNGQDIPEATLVSLSNRILPLVEEIADSELGSPTMFEVSTAIAILYFAEECYPDVVVWETGLGGRMDVTNIVTPIVSLITNIGMDHTDVLGDTIEQIAREKAGIIKPGVPVVSCVEQPEAIEVLRRTAQEQRSTLYLLGEQFTCERLEGDDHEQSMNFHGPFRELVLRLSLLGEHQCKNAAGVMMVLEVLRQYMAFVLEDEAILSGFHSTAWAGRMEQVNSEPRIVLDGAHNPEGAQMLARSIPDIYKYRKLNLMMGMLANKHHRGYLEHILPIVDTLILTEPDFRKKMDVEALHSIVEQLKVTKAKENLEIIVERDWKKALELLMSRTEREDLGVVTGTLYMISDVRATLLHHTDSEKGW, translated from the coding sequence ATGGGGGCTCATACTGAGGAAGGAAACAAGCAATCTCTGCAGGATTATAACGAAGCGGTAGAATGGATTAATGGGCTAATTGCGTTCGGGATCCGTCCAGGACTGGAGCGTATTGAGCTCATGATGGAGCGTCTCGGCAACCCACAGCGCAAGTTAAAATTTATCCATGTTGCAGGAACGAATGGCAAGGGGTCTTCATGCGCTTTTCTAACATCTACATTAATGAAGGCCGGCTTTGATATAGGAACCTTTACTTCTCCTTATATCACCAAGTTTACGAACCGATTTCAATTTAATGGTCAGGACATTCCGGAGGCTACTCTGGTATCATTATCGAATCGGATCCTGCCTCTCGTAGAGGAAATCGCCGATTCTGAGCTAGGTTCGCCAACGATGTTCGAGGTAAGTACAGCGATTGCGATTTTATATTTTGCAGAAGAATGTTATCCTGATGTCGTAGTATGGGAGACAGGTCTCGGGGGAAGGATGGATGTAACAAATATTGTTACGCCTATCGTCTCGTTGATTACAAATATCGGCATGGATCATACCGATGTATTAGGCGATACCATAGAGCAGATTGCTAGAGAGAAGGCCGGGATCATCAAGCCCGGTGTTCCTGTCGTGAGCTGTGTAGAACAGCCGGAAGCGATCGAAGTGCTACGCAGAACAGCTCAAGAGCAACGGTCTACCCTATACTTGCTTGGAGAACAGTTCACCTGCGAACGGCTAGAGGGTGATGATCATGAGCAATCCATGAACTTTCATGGTCCGTTCCGGGAGCTTGTGCTGAGGCTCTCGCTGCTTGGCGAACATCAATGCAAGAACGCGGCCGGAGTCATGATGGTGCTTGAGGTGCTTCGTCAGTATATGGCTTTTGTGCTTGAGGATGAAGCGATCCTGTCTGGCTTCCACAGTACGGCTTGGGCGGGAAGAATGGAACAGGTGAACAGTGAGCCTCGTATTGTGCTCGATGGGGCACATAATCCGGAAGGAGCTCAGATGTTAGCTAGAAGCATTCCGGACATCTATAAGTATCGCAAGCTGAATTTGATGATGGGCATGCTGGCAAATAAGCATCATCGTGGCTACTTGGAGCATATATTACCAATAGTGGATACGCTTATTTTGACCGAGCCTGACTTTCGTAAGAAAATGGATGTGGAGGCGCTCCATAGTATTGTGGAGCAGCTTAAAGTAACGAAAGCAAAAGAAAACTTGGAAATTATCGTAGAACGCGACTGGAAAAAGGCTTTAGAGCTATTGATGTCGCGGACGGAACGGGAGGATTTAGGAGTGGTTACAGGTACGTTGTACATGATTTCTGACGTGCGCGCGACTCTCTTACATCACACCGATTCTGAAAAAGGCTGGTGA
- a CDS encoding valine--tRNA ligase, whose translation MTENQASQTTAEMPTTYDPKAAENKWYRYWMENEFFKAGMRPEAEPFTIVIPPPNVTGMLHIGHALDFTLQDILIRTKRMQGYDALWLPGSDHAGIATQTKVEQKLREQGISRYDLGREKFLEKVWEWKEQYANTIHEQWAKMGLSLDYSRERFTLDEGLSQAVREVFVKLYEKGLIYKGRYIINWDPVARTALSDIEVEYKEVNGHLYHLQYPLKDGDGYITVATTRPETMLGDTAVAVHPKDERYSHLIGKSLVLPIVDREIPIIADEYVDKEFGSGAVKITPAHDPNDFEVGQRHDLPQIIVMDENGKMNEAAGKYVGLDRSECRKQIVKDLQDMGVLIKIEDHLHQVGHSERTGAVIEPYLSLQWFVKMKPLAEAAIAAQNSGKGVEFVPERFEKTYLQWIENVRDWCISRQLWWGHRIPAWYSEETGEMVVARSEEEARAKLGRDDLKQDEDVLDTWFSSALWPFSTLGWPNEESEDFKRYFPTDVLVTGYDIIYFWVARMIFTSLEFTSEMPFKHVLMHGLVRDSEGKKMSKSLGNGVDPLDIIERYGADAMRYMISTGSTPGQDVRFHWERVEQARNFANKIWNASRFALMNMEGVSYEDIDINGDLSTSDRWILHRFNETARDVTRLIDSYEFGETGRVLYNFIWDDLCDWYIEFAKLSFYGEDADAKRKTQSVLAYVLDRTLRLIHPFMPYISEEIWQHLPHSGDTITLAEWPKYDPALEAPDAVQEMNLLIDIIRSVRNIRAEVNVPMSKKIELIVKPGSSELLDILNRNGHYVRRFCNTSDYEASLKIEAPDKAMTAIVTGAELYLPLAGLIDISQEIARLEKEIDHLNKEVERVEKKLSNQGFVSKAPAKVIEEERAKMDDYSAKRDKVLARINELKA comes from the coding sequence ATGACGGAAAACCAAGCATCACAAACTACGGCAGAAATGCCAACGACTTATGATCCAAAAGCCGCGGAGAACAAATGGTACCGTTACTGGATGGAGAATGAGTTCTTCAAAGCGGGCATGCGGCCTGAAGCTGAGCCTTTTACGATCGTAATTCCACCGCCTAACGTAACGGGTATGCTGCATATTGGACATGCGCTAGACTTCACGCTGCAGGATATTCTGATCCGTACCAAGCGGATGCAGGGCTACGATGCCTTATGGCTGCCAGGCTCGGACCATGCGGGAATCGCTACCCAGACCAAAGTGGAGCAGAAGCTGCGTGAGCAGGGGATAAGCCGCTATGATCTGGGCCGTGAGAAGTTCCTTGAGAAAGTGTGGGAATGGAAGGAGCAGTATGCCAATACGATCCATGAACAATGGGCCAAAATGGGGCTGTCGCTTGACTATTCACGCGAGCGGTTTACGCTGGATGAAGGTCTGTCTCAGGCTGTTCGCGAAGTATTCGTGAAGCTGTATGAGAAGGGGCTGATTTATAAAGGCAGATATATCATCAACTGGGACCCAGTCGCTCGTACGGCCTTGTCCGATATTGAAGTAGAATACAAGGAAGTTAACGGACATTTGTATCATCTGCAATATCCGCTTAAGGATGGGGACGGGTATATTACGGTTGCCACGACACGTCCGGAGACGATGCTCGGCGATACAGCTGTCGCGGTTCATCCTAAGGATGAGCGCTACAGCCATTTGATCGGCAAATCGCTTGTTCTGCCAATTGTAGACCGCGAAATTCCGATCATCGCTGATGAATATGTTGACAAGGAATTTGGTAGCGGTGCAGTTAAGATCACTCCAGCTCATGACCCGAATGACTTCGAGGTAGGTCAGCGCCATGATCTGCCGCAGATTATCGTCATGGACGAGAACGGTAAGATGAACGAGGCAGCTGGCAAGTATGTGGGCCTGGATCGCAGCGAATGCCGTAAGCAGATCGTGAAAGATTTGCAGGATATGGGCGTATTGATTAAAATTGAGGACCACCTGCATCAGGTAGGCCATAGTGAACGGACCGGAGCAGTTATAGAGCCGTATTTGTCCCTGCAATGGTTCGTCAAAATGAAGCCGCTCGCTGAGGCTGCAATTGCAGCGCAAAACTCGGGCAAAGGTGTAGAATTCGTTCCGGAACGGTTCGAGAAAACCTACCTGCAGTGGATCGAGAATGTTCGCGACTGGTGTATTTCCAGACAATTATGGTGGGGGCATCGTATTCCGGCCTGGTATAGCGAGGAGACCGGAGAGATGGTTGTTGCCCGCAGCGAGGAAGAAGCCCGCGCCAAGCTCGGACGGGATGACCTTAAGCAGGATGAGGATGTACTGGATACATGGTTCAGCTCTGCCTTGTGGCCGTTCTCGACGCTAGGTTGGCCAAATGAGGAGAGCGAGGATTTTAAACGCTATTTCCCAACAGACGTACTTGTTACCGGATATGATATTATTTATTTCTGGGTAGCTCGTATGATCTTTACTTCGCTTGAGTTCACAAGCGAAATGCCGTTTAAGCATGTGTTAATGCATGGTCTCGTTCGTGACAGCGAAGGCAAGAAGATGTCCAAATCCCTGGGCAACGGGGTAGACCCGCTCGATATTATCGAGAGATATGGTGCTGATGCAATGCGCTATATGATCTCGACGGGCAGTACGCCTGGTCAGGACGTTCGCTTCCATTGGGAGCGCGTAGAACAAGCACGCAATTTCGCCAATAAGATCTGGAATGCTTCACGCTTCGCTCTGATGAACATGGAAGGAGTATCCTATGAGGACATCGACATTAACGGGGACCTTTCGACTTCAGATCGCTGGATTTTACATCGCTTTAATGAGACGGCTCGGGATGTAACGCGTCTAATCGATTCCTATGAATTTGGCGAAACAGGCCGTGTATTGTACAATTTCATCTGGGATGATCTCTGTGACTGGTATATTGAATTCGCGAAGCTGAGCTTCTATGGTGAAGATGCGGATGCCAAGCGCAAGACACAATCGGTGCTTGCTTATGTGCTCGATCGTACGCTGAGACTGATCCATCCGTTCATGCCGTATATTTCCGAGGAAATATGGCAGCATTTGCCGCACAGTGGCGATACGATTACTTTGGCTGAATGGCCTAAGTATGACCCTGCGCTGGAAGCACCGGATGCAGTTCAGGAGATGAATCTACTCATCGACATTATCCGCTCGGTTCGCAACATTCGTGCTGAAGTGAACGTACCGATGAGCAAGAAAATCGAGTTGATCGTTAAGCCGGGCTCCTCCGAGCTGCTTGACATTCTTAACCGTAACGGGCATTATGTTCGCCGGTTCTGTAACACATCTGATTACGAAGCCTCACTGAAGATAGAAGCACCGGATAAAGCAATGACAGCGATTGTCACAGGAGCGGAATTGTATTTGCCGCTGGCCGGCCTGATTGATATTAGTCAGGAAATCGCTCGTCTGGAGAAAGAAATTGACCATTTGAATAAAGAAGTAGAACGTGTGGAGAAGAAATTGTCCAATCAAGGTTTTGTCTCCAAAGCACCTGCCAAGGTGATTGAAGAAGAGCGCGCCAAGATGGATGATTACTCTGCCAAACGCGACAAGGTGCTTGCACGAATCAATGAATTAAAAGCCTAG